From Phragmites australis chromosome 5, lpPhrAust1.1, whole genome shotgun sequence, a single genomic window includes:
- the LOC133917804 gene encoding LOW QUALITY PROTEIN: peroxidase-like (The sequence of the model RefSeq protein was modified relative to this genomic sequence to represent the inferred CDS: inserted 1 base in 1 codon) gives MSRVIFRCKASIQDRHVANVSDSTYEEAAANANLPGPGSSLASLVASLAAKDLSARDMTELSGAHTVGRARXVTFRGRVNGRDADVNATFAAQLRQACPGGSGADGSLAPLDAETPDTFDNGYFRALALRRGLLHSDQELFNGGSKDALVGKYAGNGAAFGSDFAKAMVRMGSLAPAAGTPLEVRLNCWRPN, from the exons ATGTCGAGAGTGATATTTAGGTGTAAAGCTTCAATACAAGACAGGCACGTTGCTAATGTTTCGGACTCCACTTATGAGGAA GCCGCCGCCAACGCCAACCTCCCCGGGCCGGGCTCTAGCCTCGCCTCGCTGGTCGCCTCGCTCGCGGCCAAGGACCTGTCAGCGCGCGACATGACGGAGCTGTCGGGCGCGCACACGGTGGGGCGCGCGC TGGTCACGTTCCGGGGACGCGTCAACGGCAGGGACGCCGACGTGAACGCCACCTTCGCCGCGCAGCTGAGGCAGGCGTGCCCCGGGGGGTCCGGCGCGGACGGCAGCCTGGCGCCGCTGGACGCGGAGACCCCCGACACGTTCGACAACGGCTACTTCCGGGCTCTGGCGCTGCGGCGCGGGCTGCTGCATTCGGACCAGGAGCTGTTCAACGGCGGGTCGAAGGACGCGCTGGTGGGCAAGTACGCCGGAAACGGCGCCGCGTTCGGGAGCGACTTCGCCAAGGCGATGGTGAGGATGGGAAGCCTCGCGCCGGCGGCCGGGACGCCGCTGGAGGTCAGGCTCAACTGCTGGAGGCCCAACTAG